Proteins encoded together in one Triticum dicoccoides isolate Atlit2015 ecotype Zavitan chromosome 7B, WEW_v2.0, whole genome shotgun sequence window:
- the LOC119341886 gene encoding uncharacterized protein LOC119341886, whose protein sequence is MGGKSPFSFFCPIFSFLSRSSSSSRYDDGYMSDWEGRPRCGSKVRSSDEDSGWWVGERDVDRKAADYINDFHQKKAPPTPSYS, encoded by the coding sequence ATGGGAGGGAAGTCGCCCTTCTCCTTCTTCTGCCCGATATTCAGCTTCCTGTCGAGGTCGAGTTCGAGCTCGAGGTACGACGACGGCTACATGAGCGATTGGGAGGGCCGGCCGAGGTGCGGGAGCAAGGTGCGGTCCAGCGACGAGGACTCCGGCTGGTGGGTCGGCGAGCGCGACGTCGACCGCAAGGCCGCCGACTACATCAACGACTTCCACCAGAAAAAGGCACCACCAACACCTAGCTACTCCTAG